The Candidatus Manganitrophus noduliformans genome includes a window with the following:
- a CDS encoding universal stress protein, which translates to MIDLIDQINPLGGVIALFFVVSLISILWWMLHPPDYIPAAAAKARHSVFAVKKILVPTVGLPYAERGVELACRLGSEQGAEILLTYVVEVPRTMPLGIPLPDAEQEGNEALERACSIVKLHGLPFQKILQRARLAGEEIARIARDRDVDMIILGIRSEPGLRDAILGRTSDIILRHSPCEVLIDKLPKGAQE; encoded by the coding sequence ATGATCGATCTGATCGATCAGATCAACCCCCTGGGAGGGGTGATCGCCCTTTTCTTTGTTGTTTCGCTCATCTCGATCCTCTGGTGGATGCTTCATCCCCCCGATTACATCCCGGCGGCCGCCGCAAAAGCGCGCCACTCGGTTTTTGCCGTCAAAAAGATTCTGGTCCCGACCGTCGGTCTGCCCTATGCGGAGCGAGGGGTCGAATTGGCCTGCCGGCTCGGCTCCGAACAGGGGGCGGAGATTCTCCTGACCTACGTGGTGGAAGTCCCCCGCACGATGCCGCTGGGGATCCCCCTCCCCGACGCGGAGCAGGAGGGAAACGAAGCGTTGGAGCGGGCCTGCTCCATCGTCAAGCTCCATGGGCTTCCCTTCCAGAAGATTCTTCAACGGGCCCGTCTGGCGGGGGAGGAGATCGCCCGGATTGCACGGGATCGGGATGTCGATATGATCATCCTGGGAATCCGGTCCGAGCCGGGATTACGGGACGCCATCTTGGGGAGAACATCGGACATCATCCTTCGGCATTCTCCCTGCGAGGTGCTCATCGATAAGTTGCCGAAGGGGGCGCAAGAGTAA
- a CDS encoding NAD-binding protein, which yields MYIIIVGGGKVGYNLTKLLLAEEHEVLLIEKDKTKTAGLAREFGESLMEGNGSRVSILREAGANRADVLVAVTGTDEDNLVICQVAKAVFKCPRTIARVNDPRNESLFSTLGIDATVSSTRLIDSLIEEQVKAEDMVIPLVTLRAGNVEIIEVDLSRSSGMMGKKIREIQLPEGAIFISILRGDEVVIPKGDTELIPGDKVVALVRKEAEQALREML from the coding sequence GTGTACATTATTATCGTCGGCGGGGGAAAGGTCGGATATAACCTAACGAAGCTGCTTCTGGCGGAAGAACATGAGGTCCTGCTGATCGAAAAAGACAAGACGAAAACCGCCGGCCTGGCGAGGGAGTTCGGGGAGTCGTTGATGGAGGGAAACGGCTCCCGCGTCAGCATTCTTCGAGAGGCGGGGGCCAATCGCGCCGACGTTCTCGTGGCGGTCACCGGGACCGATGAGGATAACCTCGTCATCTGCCAGGTCGCCAAAGCGGTTTTCAAATGCCCGCGCACCATCGCCCGCGTGAACGACCCGCGGAACGAATCGCTTTTTTCCACGTTGGGGATCGATGCCACCGTCAGCTCGACCCGGCTGATCGATTCGTTGATTGAAGAACAGGTGAAGGCGGAAGATATGGTGATCCCACTGGTGACCCTCCGGGCGGGGAATGTCGAGATCATCGAGGTCGATCTCTCCCGCTCCTCCGGAATGATGGGGAAGAAGATCCGAGAGATCCAACTCCCCGAGGGGGCGATCTTCATCTCAATCCTCCGGGGGGATGAAGTCGTCATTCCGAAAGGAGACACCGAGCTGATTCCCGGCGATAAAGTGGTCGCGCTCGTCAGGAAAGAGGCGGAGCAGGCGCTCCGAGAGATGCTCTGA
- the rpiB gene encoding ribose 5-phosphate isomerase B has protein sequence MKLAIASDHAGFGLKNRILRYLSEKKVDAVDFGADGRDSVDYPDYAIQVAESVSKGTLDRGILICGTGIGMSITANKFPGVRAALCHNAVTAEASRRHNDANVLVLGERVLDEETAVQIVRIWLETDFEAGRHQRRLDKIHAIEKAHPD, from the coding sequence ATGAAGCTTGCGATCGCCTCAGATCATGCCGGTTTCGGGCTGAAAAATCGGATCCTCCGGTATCTGTCCGAAAAAAAAGTGGACGCCGTCGATTTCGGCGCCGACGGTCGCGACTCGGTCGACTACCCCGATTATGCCATCCAGGTGGCCGAATCGGTTTCGAAGGGGACGCTCGACCGCGGCATTCTCATCTGCGGAACCGGCATCGGCATGTCGATTACGGCCAACAAGTTTCCCGGCGTCCGCGCGGCACTCTGCCATAACGCCGTCACCGCCGAGGCGAGCCGGCGTCACAACGATGCAAACGTCCTTGTCCTGGGAGAGCGGGTTCTCGACGAGGAGACGGCGGTCCAAATCGTCCGGATCTGGCTCGAAACCGATTTCGAAGCGGGACGCCATCAACGACGACTTGATAAAATTCACGCCATCGAAAAGGCCCATCCCGATTGA
- a CDS encoding APC family permease gives MTSEVRAPSAALPGAPVELRRDVSIWGSFTWGYADVGADVYVALGLVMGAAHGATPLAFAAAGFVYILIGFAYTELASAYPVAGGGQYYTTRGLGDIWGLIAGAALLLDYTICISLFATASAGYINFFFPAIREFAIDIGPFQGINLIWAAESLFLIVLLMILNIRGIRESSLFNSLIGGLDMVLETIIIVFGFLFAWKPEMVVFQFKTEFPSTEQFFYAVSVAIISYVGLESVSQAAQETRRPATIIPRTSVSLICVVLLFAMAFPILALGVLPWQALAERESDPVAVLASAIPYIGFLAGHAAAVLGATIVLISANTGVMGASRLSYSMSESHLLSPWFSAVHPKFRTPVRAVVFFSVVAAAQVIFSFLTGPHAMDTMVNMYAFGATLAYFLSFIALIALRIKDPYTPRPYRMPFNIQFKGIYIPILGIVGAFATLAMMGVVLWTHALGRVAGPGWVLLWLAVYLWYRWKNRHPLFSNLPRDWEKEQIAILTSAEEFDLLEQYKHALAERNKKEAKHASQ, from the coding sequence ATGACATCTGAAGTTCGAGCGCCGTCCGCCGCGCTCCCCGGAGCTCCTGTCGAGCTTCGAAGGGATGTTTCCATCTGGGGCTCCTTTACCTGGGGCTACGCCGACGTCGGCGCCGATGTTTATGTGGCGCTCGGCCTGGTGATGGGCGCCGCCCATGGGGCGACGCCGCTCGCCTTCGCCGCCGCCGGTTTCGTCTACATCTTAATCGGCTTCGCCTATACCGAGCTCGCCTCCGCCTATCCGGTGGCGGGGGGAGGCCAATACTACACGACGCGGGGGCTGGGCGATATCTGGGGGTTGATCGCCGGCGCCGCGCTGCTGCTCGATTACACCATCTGCATTTCGCTCTTCGCGACCGCTTCCGCCGGGTATATCAACTTCTTCTTCCCGGCCATCCGCGAATTCGCAATCGATATCGGCCCTTTCCAAGGAATCAATCTGATCTGGGCGGCCGAATCGCTCTTCCTGATCGTCCTTCTGATGATCCTCAATATCCGGGGGATTCGAGAATCTTCTCTCTTCAATTCGCTCATCGGCGGCCTGGATATGGTCTTAGAGACGATCATTATCGTCTTCGGTTTTCTCTTTGCCTGGAAACCGGAGATGGTCGTCTTTCAATTCAAGACTGAATTCCCCTCGACGGAGCAATTCTTTTACGCCGTTTCGGTCGCCATTATCTCTTACGTCGGATTGGAATCGGTCTCGCAGGCGGCGCAGGAAACCCGCCGTCCCGCGACGATTATTCCGAGAACATCGGTCTCATTGATCTGCGTGGTCCTCCTCTTCGCGATGGCCTTCCCGATCCTGGCCCTGGGGGTCCTTCCCTGGCAGGCATTGGCCGAGCGGGAGTCCGATCCGGTCGCGGTCTTGGCCAGCGCCATTCCCTACATCGGTTTTCTGGCCGGTCATGCCGCCGCGGTCCTCGGCGCCACGATCGTCCTCATTTCGGCCAACACGGGGGTGATGGGGGCCTCCCGACTGAGCTACAGCATGAGCGAGAGCCACCTCTTGAGCCCTTGGTTCAGCGCGGTCCATCCGAAATTCCGGACCCCCGTGCGGGCGGTCGTCTTCTTCTCGGTCGTGGCGGCGGCTCAGGTGATCTTCAGCTTTCTCACCGGCCCCCACGCCATGGATACGATGGTCAATATGTACGCCTTCGGCGCGACGCTCGCCTATTTTTTGAGCTTCATCGCCCTGATCGCGCTGCGGATCAAAGACCCCTATACCCCGCGGCCCTACCGGATGCCGTTTAATATTCAGTTCAAGGGAATCTATATTCCGATCCTCGGCATCGTCGGCGCCTTTGCGACCCTGGCGATGATGGGGGTGGTCCTCTGGACGCATGCCCTCGGACGGGTCGCCGGTCCCGGTTGGGTCCTCCTCTGGCTCGCGGTTTATCTCTGGTATCGGTGGAAGAACAGGCACCCCCTTTTTTCCAACCTTCCACGCGACTGGGAGAAGGAGCAGATCGCCATTCTCACCTCTGCGGAGGAATTCGATCTCCTGGAGCAATACAAGCATGCCCTGGCGGAACGGAATAAGAAAGAGGCCAAACATGCTTCACAATAA
- a CDS encoding YgaP family membrane protein has translation MKAYKGYKAYNVGGWDRGVRYSIGLLFPVLALVSGKSRWARTAMWVIGLDGLLTAFFRFSPLNHLLGVSTYPRWKRLLPFAR, from the coding sequence ATGAAAGCGTATAAAGGTTATAAGGCGTATAACGTGGGTGGCTGGGATCGCGGTGTTCGGTACTCGATTGGTCTTCTTTTTCCTGTCCTCGCCCTCGTTTCGGGGAAGAGCCGTTGGGCGCGGACGGCGATGTGGGTGATCGGGCTCGATGGGCTTCTCACCGCTTTCTTCCGGTTCAGCCCGCTGAATCATCTGCTGGGAGTCTCGACCTACCCGAGGTGGAAAAGGCTCCTCCCGTTTGCGAGGTAG
- the glyA gene encoding serine hydroxymethyltransferase: protein MSDQKDFSLKAIDPEVEQAIRQEEKREEEKLILIASENYVSRAVLEAQGSIMTNKYAEGYPGRRYYGGCQYVDVVESLAIERAKQIFGAEHVNVQPHSGSQANMAVYFSVLKPGDTILGMNLAHGGHLTHGSPVNFSGMLYKVVSYGVRKETGRIDYDEVAATAERERPKMIVVGASAYSRILDFPKFKEIADRIGAYLMVDMAHIAGLVAAKVHPSPVPYADFVTTTTHKTLRGPRGGMILSLQKHAKIIDKTIFPGIQGGPLMHVIAAKAVALKEALRPEFVTYQKQIVANAAALANGLVSRGYQIVSGGTDNHLMLVDLTKQGITGKEAEDALEAAGITVNKNAVPFDERPPAQTSGIRLGTPNVTNRGMKEKEMDEIASFIDTVVRHQKDERVLEEVRRQVQAVCKRFPH, encoded by the coding sequence ATGAGTGATCAAAAAGATTTCAGCTTAAAAGCGATCGACCCGGAGGTGGAACAGGCGATCCGCCAGGAGGAAAAGCGCGAGGAGGAGAAGCTTATCCTCATCGCCTCCGAGAATTACGTCAGCCGCGCGGTCCTGGAAGCGCAGGGATCGATCATGACCAACAAATATGCCGAGGGCTACCCCGGACGGCGCTATTACGGCGGCTGCCAGTATGTCGATGTGGTCGAATCGCTCGCGATCGAGCGGGCCAAGCAGATCTTCGGGGCCGAACATGTCAACGTCCAGCCCCACTCCGGCTCGCAGGCCAACATGGCGGTTTACTTCTCCGTCCTCAAGCCGGGCGATACGATCCTTGGAATGAACCTGGCCCACGGGGGGCACCTCACCCACGGAAGCCCGGTCAATTTCTCCGGGATGCTCTATAAAGTGGTCTCCTATGGGGTTCGGAAAGAGACCGGCCGGATCGATTATGATGAAGTTGCGGCGACCGCCGAGCGGGAGCGTCCCAAGATGATCGTCGTCGGCGCCTCGGCCTATTCCCGCATCTTGGATTTTCCGAAATTCAAAGAGATCGCCGACCGAATCGGGGCCTACCTGATGGTCGACATGGCCCACATCGCCGGCCTGGTGGCGGCGAAGGTCCACCCCTCGCCGGTTCCCTACGCCGATTTCGTGACGACCACCACCCATAAGACCCTGCGCGGTCCGCGGGGCGGGATGATCCTCTCCCTTCAGAAGCACGCCAAAATCATCGACAAAACGATTTTCCCCGGCATCCAGGGGGGCCCGCTGATGCATGTCATCGCGGCCAAAGCGGTCGCTCTGAAAGAGGCGCTCCGCCCGGAGTTCGTCACTTATCAAAAGCAGATCGTCGCCAATGCGGCCGCCCTTGCAAACGGGCTGGTCTCGCGAGGTTATCAGATCGTCTCGGGGGGAACCGACAACCATCTGATGCTCGTCGATTTGACCAAGCAGGGAATTACCGGGAAAGAGGCGGAAGATGCGCTGGAAGCGGCGGGGATCACCGTGAACAAGAATGCCGTCCCCTTTGATGAGCGTCCTCCGGCCCAGACGAGCGGCATCCGATTGGGAACGCCGAACGTCACCAACCGCGGGATGAAAGAGAAAGAAATGGATGAAATCGCCTCCTTCATCGATACCGTCGTCCGCCATCAAAAGGATGAGCGGGTTCTGGAAGAGGTTCGACGACAAGTTCAAGCCGTCTGTAAGCGATTCCCACACTAA
- a CDS encoding potassium channel family protein yields the protein MHIVILGSGRLGSRLANALVQKGHKITIVDAEETKFKNLEEHESIQRVGGNIFNEETADLVFAEPVDVFIAVTGSDNINLMVSQAMQKKYKIPKVLIRVFDPTLSSVYRDLGLETVCPTNFALQEMLKMLEKGV from the coding sequence ATGCATATTGTGATTCTTGGCTCCGGAAGGCTCGGATCGCGTCTGGCGAACGCCCTGGTTCAGAAAGGGCATAAAATCACCATTGTCGATGCGGAAGAGACAAAATTCAAAAACCTCGAAGAACATGAAAGCATTCAGCGGGTCGGCGGGAATATTTTTAATGAAGAAACGGCCGACCTGGTCTTCGCGGAACCGGTCGACGTTTTCATCGCCGTGACCGGAAGTGATAATATCAATTTGATGGTCTCTCAGGCGATGCAAAAGAAGTACAAGATTCCGAAGGTCCTCATCCGGGTCTTCGATCCGACCCTTTCTTCGGTCTATCGCGATCTCGGCCTTGAGACGGTCTGCCCCACGAATTTCGCTCTACAAGAGATGTTGAAGATGTTGGAGAAGGGGGTCTAA
- the nrdR gene encoding transcriptional regulator NrdR codes for MQCPFCSHLEDKVVDSRLSKEGEVIRRRRECLHCQRRFTTYERVEEIFPMVIKKDGRREPFDRHKIFSGLKKACEKRPVSVDLLEAVVTRIEKKIQEMGETEIESRVVGEEVMRQLHAIDQVAYVRFASVYREFKDVNQFMSELKALLGEQGQEKQGVGGQGSGVGEIKNKK; via the coding sequence ATGCAATGTCCATTCTGTAGCCATCTGGAAGATAAGGTGGTCGACTCCCGCCTCAGCAAAGAGGGGGAGGTCATCCGCCGGCGCCGGGAGTGTCTCCACTGCCAGCGGCGCTTCACCACCTACGAACGGGTGGAGGAGATCTTTCCGATGGTGATCAAAAAGGACGGCCGGCGCGAGCCGTTCGATCGCCATAAAATTTTTTCAGGACTCAAGAAGGCCTGCGAGAAGCGGCCGGTCAGCGTCGATCTCCTCGAAGCAGTCGTCACCCGGATCGAAAAAAAAATCCAGGAGATGGGGGAGACCGAAATCGAAAGCCGGGTCGTCGGCGAGGAGGTCATGCGGCAGCTGCACGCGATTGACCAGGTCGCCTATGTCCGCTTTGCCTCGGTTTACCGGGAGTTCAAAGATGTCAATCAGTTTATGTCGGAGCTGAAGGCGCTTCTCGGAGAGCAGGGCCAGGAGAAACAAGGGGTCGGGGGCCAGGGATCGGGGGTCGGGGAAATAAAAAACAAAAAATAG
- a CDS encoding complex I NDUFA9 subunit family protein produces the protein MVLVTGGTGFVGRSIVRRLLSRGERVRALYRSERRRFIQDEKIEWIPGEIGSRESLLRGAKGADAVIHLVGILIEPGGETFEQLHVEGTRNVVEAMKQAGVRRLLHMSALGSGPNAASRYHRTKWQAEELVRAASLDATIFRPSLIFGQEDRSINLLAKIASYSPAVPVVGPGENRFQPVWVEDVAEAFVQSLQNPIAFGKRYDLCGPRVYSFNDLIDLILRTKRISRPRVHLPIWMLKGPAALAERLFPRPPLTRDQLTMLQEDNVCSENAAAKELGLSFQGPEEILPTYLR, from the coding sequence ATGGTTTTAGTGACCGGCGGGACCGGGTTTGTCGGCCGGAGCATCGTCCGCCGCCTCCTTTCTCGGGGAGAGCGGGTCCGGGCGCTTTATCGAAGCGAGCGGCGACGTTTCATCCAGGATGAAAAAATCGAATGGATCCCCGGAGAGATCGGCTCGCGGGAGAGTCTGCTTCGCGGGGCGAAGGGGGCCGACGCGGTCATCCATCTCGTCGGCATTCTGATCGAGCCGGGCGGAGAGACGTTCGAGCAGCTGCATGTCGAAGGAACGCGAAATGTGGTGGAGGCGATGAAGCAGGCCGGGGTGCGCCGCCTCCTCCACATGAGCGCCCTCGGGAGCGGCCCGAACGCGGCGAGCCGTTATCACCGAACCAAGTGGCAGGCGGAAGAACTCGTCCGCGCCGCATCGCTCGATGCGACGATTTTCAGGCCTTCATTGATCTTCGGCCAAGAGGACCGGTCGATCAATCTCCTCGCGAAGATCGCCTCCTACTCGCCGGCGGTCCCGGTCGTCGGGCCCGGAGAGAATCGTTTTCAACCGGTCTGGGTGGAGGATGTGGCCGAGGCATTCGTCCAATCGCTCCAAAACCCGATTGCTTTCGGAAAGCGCTACGATCTCTGCGGTCCGCGTGTTTACAGCTTCAATGACCTTATCGATCTGATTCTCCGGACCAAGCGGATCTCCCGTCCGAGAGTCCACCTCCCGATCTGGATGCTCAAAGGTCCCGCCGCCCTGGCCGAGCGGCTCTTCCCCCGCCCCCCCCTCACCCGCGATCAATTGACGATGCTTCAAGAAGACAACGTTTGCAGTGAGAATGCCGCCGCGAAGGAGCTCGGCCTCTCGTTTCAGGGGCCGGAAGAGATCTTGCCGACCTACCTCAGATAA
- a CDS encoding sodium-translocating pyrophosphatase, translating to MENTSFVILFSLICAGVGIAYALYLSFWVMRLDAGTPEMRKIQAAIHEGAQAYMIRQFKTISIVAAVLFVLLWVSGIWSEHFGLLTATGFLVGGVASGISGYVGMMVAVRANARTAQAAHQGMNAALQVAFRGGAVTGLLLISLGLLAVTGFYAVASAIAGEEKTIPALLSLGLGGSLISLFARVGGGIYTKAADVGADLVGKVEAGIPEDDPRNPAVIADNVGDNVGDCAGMAADLFETYAVTTVATMALAHLLYPDAKNAILFPLILGGVAILMTIVGSWFVKLGPGGGIMPALYKGFAATGILSAVAFYPVTAWLMDGVGGIPVINYYLTALIGLGVTLALVVITDYYTAKKFSPVQEIARASVTGHGTNIIAGLAVSLQATALPVLVIAGAILASHSLAGLFGVAIAAEAMLTMAGIVVAIDSFGPITDNAGGIAEMANMGKEVRDVTDPLDAVGNTTKAVTKGYAIGSAGLAAIVLFSEYTRSVSKAGAVMVFDLSDPLVLVGLFIGGMLPFLFAAYLMKAVGEAAGSIVEEVRRQFKEIKGIMEGTGKPDYGRCVDIVTIAALQKMMVPSLIPVLAPLIVGVILGPKALGGVLVGSIVTGLFVAVSMTSGGAAWDNAKKYIEEGHHGGKKSPAHQAAVTGDTVGDPYKDTAGPGINPMIKVINLVAVLIGVLLFA from the coding sequence ATGGAGAACACATCGTTCGTCATACTCTTCTCGCTTATCTGCGCCGGCGTGGGGATTGCCTACGCCCTCTACCTTTCCTTCTGGGTGATGAGACTCGATGCGGGAACCCCTGAGATGAGAAAGATTCAGGCCGCGATCCACGAAGGGGCTCAGGCGTATATGATCCGGCAATTTAAAACGATCTCCATTGTCGCGGCGGTCCTTTTTGTTCTTCTCTGGGTCTCCGGAATTTGGTCGGAGCATTTCGGCCTGCTGACCGCCACCGGTTTTCTGGTCGGGGGGGTCGCTTCCGGAATCTCCGGTTATGTCGGGATGATGGTCGCGGTGCGCGCCAACGCGCGGACGGCCCAGGCGGCCCATCAGGGGATGAATGCCGCGCTGCAGGTCGCCTTTCGCGGCGGGGCGGTCACCGGCCTTCTCCTGATTAGTTTAGGGCTTCTGGCCGTGACCGGATTCTATGCCGTCGCCTCCGCGATCGCCGGGGAAGAGAAAACCATTCCGGCCCTTCTTTCGTTGGGGCTGGGGGGGAGCTTGATCTCCCTCTTCGCCCGGGTCGGCGGGGGAATCTACACGAAAGCGGCCGACGTCGGGGCCGATCTCGTCGGAAAAGTGGAGGCGGGGATTCCGGAAGACGATCCGCGCAACCCGGCGGTGATCGCCGATAACGTCGGCGACAATGTCGGCGACTGCGCCGGGATGGCGGCCGATCTCTTCGAGACCTATGCCGTGACGACGGTGGCGACGATGGCGCTGGCCCATCTCCTCTATCCCGATGCGAAGAATGCGATTCTTTTCCCGCTGATCCTCGGCGGAGTGGCCATTTTAATGACGATCGTCGGAAGCTGGTTTGTGAAGCTGGGGCCGGGGGGCGGAATCATGCCGGCCCTTTACAAAGGGTTCGCCGCGACCGGCATCCTCTCTGCGGTCGCCTTCTACCCGGTGACCGCTTGGCTCATGGATGGGGTCGGCGGCATCCCGGTGATCAACTACTACCTCACGGCATTGATCGGATTGGGGGTGACCCTCGCCCTGGTGGTGATCACCGACTACTACACCGCGAAGAAGTTCAGCCCGGTCCAAGAGATCGCGCGGGCCTCCGTGACCGGCCACGGAACCAACATCATCGCGGGACTGGCGGTCTCTCTTCAAGCGACCGCGCTCCCGGTGCTCGTGATCGCCGGAGCGATTCTCGCCAGCCATTCGCTGGCCGGCCTCTTCGGCGTGGCGATCGCGGCGGAGGCGATGTTGACGATGGCGGGGATCGTCGTGGCGATCGACTCCTTCGGCCCGATCACCGACAACGCCGGGGGGATCGCCGAGATGGCGAACATGGGGAAAGAGGTTCGCGACGTCACCGATCCGCTCGACGCCGTCGGCAACACCACCAAGGCGGTGACGAAAGGGTACGCGATCGGATCGGCGGGGCTCGCCGCGATCGTCCTTTTTTCGGAATATACCCGCTCGGTTTCCAAGGCGGGGGCGGTAATGGTTTTTGATCTCTCCGACCCGCTGGTCCTGGTCGGCCTCTTCATCGGCGGGATGCTTCCTTTCCTCTTCGCCGCCTATTTGATGAAGGCGGTCGGAGAGGCGGCCGGTTCGATCGTCGAAGAGGTGCGGCGGCAGTTCAAGGAGATCAAGGGGATCATGGAGGGGACCGGCAAGCCCGATTACGGCCGGTGCGTCGATATCGTGACGATCGCCGCGCTTCAGAAGATGATGGTGCCGTCGCTGATTCCGGTCTTGGCGCCGTTGATCGTCGGGGTGATCCTCGGACCGAAGGCGCTCGGAGGGGTCTTGGTCGGGAGCATTGTGACCGGTCTTTTCGTCGCCGTCTCGATGACCTCCGGCGGGGCGGCGTGGGACAACGCGAAGAAATATATCGAAGAGGGCCATCACGGCGGGAAGAAGAGTCCGGCCCATCAGGCGGCGGTCACCGGCGATACGGTCGGCGATCCCTACAAAGACACGGCCGGACCGGGGATCAACCCGATGATCAAGGTGATCAACCTCGTGGCCGTTCTGATCGGTGTGTTGCTGTTCGCCTAA